In Bombus vancouverensis nearcticus chromosome 1, iyBomVanc1_principal, whole genome shotgun sequence, a single genomic region encodes these proteins:
- the Arf79F gene encoding ADP-ribosylation factor 1 codes for MGNMFATLFKGLFGKKEMRILMVGLDAAGKTTILYKLKLGEIVTTIPTIGFNVETVEYKNISFTVWDVGGQDKIRPLWRHYFQNTQGLIFVVDSNDRERIGEAREELMRMLAEDELRDAVLLIFANKQDLPNAMNAAEITDKLGLHSLRNRNWYIQATCATSGDGLYEGLDWLSNQLKNANR; via the exons ATGGGGAATATGTTTGCAACATTATTTAAAGGCCTTTTTGGCAAAAAAGAAATGAGGATTTTAATGGTAGGCCTTGATGCAGCGGGTAAAACCAcgatattatacaaattaaagtTAGGGGAAATTGTTACTACAATTCCCACTATAG GCTTCAATGTAGAAACAGTTGAATACAAGAATATAAGTTTTACTGTATGGGACGTTGGTGGTCAGGACAAAATCAGACCTCTCTGGCGACATTACTTTCAAAATACACAA gGGTTAATATTCGTCGTTGACAGTAATGATAGGGAACGTATCGGTGAAGCGCGTGAAGAATTGATGAGAATGTTGGCAGAAGATGAACTTAGAGATGCGGTACTTCTTATATTTGCTAACAAACAA GATCTCCCAAATGCAATGAATGCAGCAGAGATTACCGACAAGTTGGGACTCCACTCTCTCCGTAATCGCAATTGGTACATTCAAGCAACGTGCGCCACAAGTGGAGACGGACTTTACGAGGGCCTCGATTGGCTCTCTAATCAGCTCAAAAATGCCAATCGCTAA